A genomic segment from Neodiprion lecontei isolate iyNeoLeco1 chromosome 1, iyNeoLeco1.1, whole genome shotgun sequence encodes:
- the LOC107226781 gene encoding uncharacterized protein LOC107226781 codes for MKRSLSAPCLAKGGAGNGIKKAKEESAREPTGREYLQLALARVLELQRQVKEDTYTTDSTSDLGESDSDEDVMKEVLIKVFKDLPGSSSSVASVINRATRPQPPELRQIRDKRVQLSGYDTCRRVALDFMNTVVKNTPVTESDYERFEIGMFSMAEGKTAGRKIGLTNNRGGQSTGNSKGGNPEINGRFSQVQNPRYCKQSASSSARRNERNVDQTSQNNGNSQTYLRGFPNSTRNLVNLSLERETNNESVLSRDYQIRVRMLKGLDLHLANRQRDFTVRLMRQ; via the exons ATGAAGCGATCGTTGTCG GCGCCCTGTCTGGCGAAGGGGGGAGCTGGAAATGGGATAAAAAAGGCCAAGGAAGAATCTGCAAGG GAACCTACCGGCCGCGAATACCTGCAGCTCGCCTTGGCGAGAGTCCTGGAACTCCAGCGGCAGGTAAAAGAGGACACCTATACGACCGACAGCACAAGCGACCTGG GTGAATCGGACAGCGACGAGGACGTGATGAAGGAGGTGCTGATCAAGGTGTTCAAGGATTTACCTGGCTCTTCTTCGTCGGTGGCCTCCGTTATCAACCGAGCGACTCGGCCTCAACCCCCAGAACTCCGGCAGATAAGAGATAAACGCGTTCAGTTGTCGGGGTACGATACTTGTCGGAGAGTAGCGCTCGATTTCATGAACACGGTCGTTAAAAACACCCCGGTTACAGAGAGTGATTACGAAAGATTTGAAATAGGAATGTTTTCGATGGCCGAGGGAAAAACGGCCGGCCGAAAAATCGGACTGACGAATAATCGCGGGGGCCAAAGCACCGGGAATTCGAAAGGAGGTAACCCGGAGATAAACGGCAGATTTAGTCAAGTTCAAAATCCGAGATACTGTAAGCAATCAGCGAGCAGCTCGGCTCGCAGAAACGAACGTAACGTAGATCAAACTTCTCAAAACAACGGAAACAGTCAAACTTATCTGCGGGGATTTCCAAACTCTACTCGAAACCTGGTCAACTTATCGCTAGAGAGAGAAACTAACAATGAGTCCGTTTTATCTCGAGATTATCAAATTAGAGTGAGAATGCTCAAAGGCTTGGACCTCCACTTGGCAAACAGACAGAGGGACTTTACTGTCAGGCTGATGAGGCAGTGA